A genomic region of Aspergillus oryzae RIB40 DNA, chromosome 1 contains the following coding sequences:
- a CDS encoding uncharacterized protein (predicted protein): MPADYTSTARALSLPTSPSESLSPADNDSYPPWSHLASGRSNPAHPSERPTLWKQVTHRLNETSQRMMAIWRRLSFWQKVGAAAAALLANLLGIGFLVFTGKVFIWLGPVAEQWEQSVVAYTVLWLCVFFVSFPPLVGWSTFGTISGYIFGVWKGWFLYASATVLGSTCSFVVSRTILSKFVNRMMERDKRFAALALTLKYDGLKLLLCNGAVSTFPTVQPLMQPDPFTFRERRGDERRF, translated from the exons ATGCCTGCCGACTATACATCTACTGCTCGGGCTTTGTCTCTCCCCACCTCGCCTTCAGAATCGCTATCACCCGCAGACAATGATTCGTATCCGCCATGGAGTCATTTGGCATCTGGCAGGAGCAATCCCGCCCACCCCTCCGAGCGTCCTACTCTCTGGAAGCAGGTCACCCATCGGTTGAATGAAACATCGCAACGAATGATGGCAATTTGGCGGAGATTGAGTTTTTGGCAGAAAGTAggtgcagctgcagctgctttgCTTGCCAATCTCCTTGGAATTGGGTTCCTGGTTTTCACAGGCAAAGTCTTCATATGGCTTGGCCCTGTAGCAGAGCAATGGGAGCAATCAGTGGTGGCATACACTGTCCTCTGGTTATGTGTATTCTTCGTCTCCTTTCCACCATTAGTGGGGTGGTCTACCTTTGGTACCATATCTGGCTACATCTTTGGGGTATGGAAAGG ATGGTTTCTGTATGCATCTGCGACTGTGCTGGGATCTACGTGTTCCTTCGTTGTTTCGCGGACTATCCTGTCTAAGTTCGTCAACAGAATGATGGAGCGCGATAAAAGATTCGCAGCTCTTGCTTTGACATTGAAGTATGACGGACTGAAGTTACTGT TATGTAACGGTGCTGTTTCGACCTTCCCGACCGTTCAGCCATTGAT GCAGCCGGATCCGTTTACTTTccgagaaaggagaggagatGAGCGCAGGTTCTAA
- the trr1 gene encoding thioredoxin-disulfide reductase TRR1 (thioredoxin reductase): MVHSKVVIIGSGPAAHTAAIYLSRAELKPVLYEGMLANGTAAGGQLTTTTDIENFPGFPDGIGGTELMENMRKQSVRFGTEVITETISRVDFSQRPFKLWTEWNDGPDNEPARTADAIIIATGANARRLDLPGETKYWQNGISACAVCDGAVPIFRNKPLYVIGGGDSAAEEAMFLAKYGSSVTVLVRRDKLRASKAMANRLLSHPKVTVRFNTVATQVLGDEKPMGLMTHLRVKNTVTGEEETVDANGLFYAVGHDPATALVKGKIDLDDEGYIITKPGTSYTSLEGVFACGDVQDKRYRQAITSAGSGCIAALEAEKFIAESESSGEEAPVNEVKQDPQGNTAEYKSNPLL; the protein is encoded by the exons ATGGTGCACAGCAAAGTCGTTA TCATTGGCTCCGGCCCCGCCGCACACACCGCCGCGATCTATCTCTCGCGTGCGGAGCTCAAGCCTGTCCTTTATGAGGGTATGCTGGCTAACGGCACCGCTGCTGGCGGTCAgctcaccaccaccaccgacatCGAGAACTTCCCCGGCTTCCCTGATGGTATCGGTGGTACAGAGCTGATGGAGAACATGCGCAAGCAGTCCGTCCGGTTCGGAACTGAGGTTATCACTGAGACTATCTCGAGAGTGGATTTCTCGCAGAGGCCGTTCAAGCTGTGGACGGAGTGGAACGATGGTCCTGACAATGAGCCCGCCCGCACTGCCGAtgccatcatcatcgccactGGTGCCAATGCCCGTCGTCTTGACCTGCCCGGTGAGACCAAGTACTGGCAGAACGGAATCAGCGCCTGTGCCGTCTGTGACGGTGCCGTGCCAATCTTCCGTAACAAGCCCCTCTATgtgatcggtggtggtgactCCGCTGCCGAAGAGGCCATGTTCCTGGCCAAGTACGGCAGCTCGGTTACCGTTTTGGTCCGTCGCGACAAGCTTCGTGCCAGCAAGGCCATGGCCAACCGTCTCCTGTCTCACCCCAAGGTGACCGTTCGTTTCAACACCGTTGCGACCCAGGTCCTGGGTGACGAGAAGCCCATGGGCTTGATGACCCACCTGCGTGTCAAGAACACCGTCACcggcgaggaggagaccGTCGACGCTAACGGTCTCTTCTACGCTGTTGGCCATGACCCCGCCACCGCCTTGGTCAAGGGCAAGATCGACCTCGACGACGAAGGATacatcatcaccaagccTGGTACCAGCTACACCAGCCTGGAGGGTGTCTTCGCCTGCGGTGACGTCCAGGACAAACGCTATCGCCAGGCCATTACCAGTGCCG GCTCCGGCTGCATTGCCGCTCTCGAGGCTGAGAAGTTCATCGCTGAATCTGAGTCCTCTGGAGAGGAGGCTCCCGTCAACGAGGTCAAGCAAGACCCCCAGGGTAACACCGCGGAGTACAAGTCCAACCCTCTCCTCTAA
- a CDS encoding uncharacterized protein (predicted protein), whose product MDLLPPPPTELNGEDAKLAPEYVDPTAGLTKSGRDGRPLYVKPVDHTEEELDLSCIENDDGIYEMSPSIIDYSSEGIKQPIPANRVHSMDGETAGFYKEVAGARLYADPGRDVTFWRFNIEIELGNTQQRIAYRLNQGPALGFWVPARGQTMNIMYHTCNGFTPGVDSNKLCGPDPLWRDVLNEHQTRPFHVMVGGGDQIFNDKITAESRFFQEWVKMKDIHEKYDTPLNMEFKAELENSFLEHCSRWFSQGLYSLANSQIPMVNLWNDHEIIEGFGSYPDEFMSTPVISGLGNIAFKYYLLFQHHSVPEETEADEPSWLLGALPGPYISHRSRNLFMSLGGGVSLLGLDCRTERMVRPQYLFSSRKAVLIIYHRMTKYSANRLLHILGWYVTGAITAILSLLTFSQAMVKNILNSRKSLGKAGLFGGFVNKSGSKVEIFDDHWTAKHHKSERQYLIEDLQDLAADKSVRVTILRAELTSIFSSGDVHLAAIGQFYSNPRLNLPKDKDYRYMPNIISSAIADMPETEMVSDTLNKRNRVHHLDTNTDEDMIPIFTQDVNNKPRNNKRLLPRRNWCSIRAYQPGFTPPTTPESESSPPVEEPRPGKLQRTLSLTRGDRPQGSGGLLRRLSGRGRPPTKDFNLGGNPVGRRMSMDGPFPPAETGDSYFPPPPDSRPAPFLRRPTNLSQKASKKAAKQGDDGVGAFVNLEGGLAISLNMELNPKDPSGITTPYKLLVPMLRYEGNEYDPPAAPVAKGWKRWLSVRRSRREKQNVEDTEAEEGFSDEEDEDEHDQYENHGRSAGREHEYIAGRDAPPETIVPVANPGELEYDGVAETSRRRKWFGR is encoded by the exons ATGGATCtgctccctcctcctccgactGAACTAAATGGAGAGGATGCTAAACTAGCCCCTGAGTATGTGGACCCGACAGCTGGACTTACGAAATCTGGGCGAGATGGTCGGCCTCTCTATGTTAAACCGGTAGATcatacagaagaagagctggaccTCTCATGCATTGAGAATGACGACGGCATCTATGAGATGTCACCCAGCATCATTGACTACAGCAGTGAGGGTATCAAGCAACCCATCCCAGCCAACAGAGTCCATTCTATGGATGGAGAAACCGCTGGATTCTACAAGGAGGTTGCGGGGGCCCGCCTCTACGCCgatccaggaagagatgTCACTTTCTGGAGGTTTAATATAGAGATTGAATTAGGAAATACACAGCAGCGAATCGCATATCGTCTCAACCAAGGGCCGGCTCTGGGATTCTGGGTGCCCGCCAGGGGGCAGACGATGAACATAATGTACCACACATGTAACGGCTTTACCCCAGGCGTCGACTCTAATAAGCTCTGTGGTCCAGACCCTCTGTGGCGAGACGTGCTCAATGAGCATCAGACTCGCCCATTCCATGTCATGGTCGGTGGAGGAGACCAGATATTCAACGACAAGATTACAGCAGAATCACGCTTTTTCCAGGAATGGGTCAagatgaaagatatccatgaGAAGTACGACACGCCGCTAAACATGGAGTTCAAAGCGGAGTTGGAAAACTCCTTTCTTGAGCACTGTTCACGGTGGTTTTCACAGGGGCTTTACTCCCTTGCGAACTCGCAAATTCCCATGGTTAACCTCTGGAATGACCATGAAATCATCGAAGGCTTCGGATCTTACCCCGATGAGTTCATGAGCACGCCCGTAATCTCAGGGCTTGGCAACATAGCATTCAAATACTACTTGCTATTCCAACACCACAGCGTTCCGGAAGAGACCGAGGCAGATGAGCCTAGTTGGCTGCTTGGGGCTCTTCCTGGACCGTATATCAGCCACCGAAGCCGCAATTTGTTCATGTCTCTAGGTGGTGGGGTGTCTCTTCTTGGCCTAGATTGCCGGACAGAACGCATGGTGAGACCACAGTACCTGTTTAGCAGCAGAAAAGCGGTGCTAATAATATATCATAGAATGACGAAGTACTCAGCGAACAGACTT TTGCATATCCTAGGGTGGTATGTCACGGGCGCTATAACCGcaattctttcccttctaACCTTCTCACAGGCGATGGTGAAAAATATTCTAAACAGCCGGAAATCGCTCGGCAAAGCCGGACTATTTGGCGGTTTTGTGAACAAGAGTGGGAGCAAAGTTGAAATCTTTGATGACCACTGGACAGCTAAACACCATAAGTCTGAACGCCAATActtgattgaagatctgcagGACTTGGCAGCAGACAAATCCGTCCGTGTGACCATTTTGAG GGCCGAGTTAACAAGCATCTTTTCCAGCGGCGATGTGCATTTGGCTGCCATTGGTCAATTCTACTCGAACCCGAGATTGAACTTGCCTAAGGACAAAGACTATCGATACATGCCCAACATCATTTCCTCCGCTATTGCAGACATGCCCGAGACGGAGATGGTGTCAGACACGCTCAACAAACGGAACCGAGTTCATCATCTGGATACTAATACGGACGAGGACATGATACCCATCTTTACACAAGATGTGAATAATAAGCCACGGAATAACAAGCGATTGCTACCACGCCGAAACTGGTGCTCCATCCGTGCGTATCAGCCAG GTTTTACTCCACCGACAACACCGGAATCTGAATCGTCACCGCCAGTGGAGGAGCCTCGACCGGGCAAGTTGCAAAGGACGCTGTCCTTGACACGCGGGGACAGACCCCAGGGTAGCGGCGGCCTGTTACGCCGACTCTCAGGACGTGGGCGGCCACCGACTAAGGACTTTAACCTTGGAGGGAACCCAGTTGGGCGGCGTATGAGTATGGATGGTCCATTTCCGCCTGCGGAGACAGGTGATAGCTACTTTCCACCGCCGCCAGATTCCCGCCCAGCTCCATTCCTTCGACGGCCTACAAATCTGAGCCAGAAAGCGTCTAAGAAGGCTGCAAAGCAGGGAGACGATGGGGTTGGTGCCTTCGTTAATTTAGAAGGGGGGTTGGCCATCTCCTTGAACATGGAATTAAACCCGAAGGATCCATCCGGTATTACGACCCCATACAAGTTGCTCGTGCCGATGCTGCGATACGAAGGAAATGAGTACGACCCCCCTGCGGCGCCAGTTGCGAAGGGCTGGAAGCGATGGTTGAGTGTACGGAGAAGTAGGAGAGAAAAGCAGAATGTGGAGGAcaccgaagccgaagaaggattcagcgatgaggaagacgaggatgagcaTGATCAATATGAAAATCATGGACGCTCAGCGGGCCGTGAGCATGAATACATTGCCGGTAGAGACGCGCCTCCGGAGACAATAGTCCCGGTAGCTAATCCAGGCGAACTAGAGTATGATGGTGTTGCCGAAacttcgaggaggaggaagtggttTGGCCGATGA
- the kexB gene encoding kexin kexB (subtilisin-like proprotein convertase) produces MRLSESATVAFGLFCAATASAHPRRSYETRDFFALHLDDSTSPDEIAQRLGARHEGQVGELTQHHTFSIPKENGADLDALLEHARIRKRSSRAEGRGMTLDKERDLSGILWSQKLAPKQRLVKRAPPTNVASRGSVKEEDPVAAQAQKRIASSLGITDPIFGGQWHLYNTVQVGHDLNVSDVWLEGITGKGVITAVVDDGLDMYSNDLKPNYFAEGSYDFNDHVPEPRPRLGDDRHGTRCAGEIGAARNDVCGVGVAYDSQVAGIRILSAPIDDADEAAAINYGFQRNDIYSCSWGPPDDGATMEAPGILIKRAMVNGIQNGRGGKGSIFVFAAGNGAGYDDNCNFDGYTNSIYSITVGAIDREGKHPSYSESCSAQLVVAYSSGSSDAIHTTDVGTDKCYSLHGGTSAAGPLAAGTIALALSARPELTWRDAQYLMIETAVPVHEDDGSWQTTKMGKKFSHDWGFGKVDAYSLVQLAKTWELVKPQAWFHSPWLRVKHEIPQGDQGLASSYEITKDMMYQANIEKLEHVTVTMNVNHTRRGDISVELRSPEGIVSHLSTARRSDNAKAGYEDWTFMTVAHWGESGVGKWTVIVKDTNVNDHVGEFIDWRLNLWGLSIDGSSQPLHPMPDEHDDDHSIEDAIVVTTSVDPLPTKTEAPPVPTDPVDRPVNAKPSAQPTTPSEAPAQETSEAPTPTKPSSTESPSTTTSADSFLPSFFPTFGASKRTQAWIYAAISSIIVFCIGLGVYFHVQRRKRLRNDPRDDYDFEMIEDEDETQAMNGRSGRTQRRGGELYNAFAGESDEEPLFSDDEDEPYRDHALSEDRERRGSTSGDHARS; encoded by the exons ATGCGGCTTTCCGAAAGTGCAACGGTAGCGTTCGGCCTTTTTTGTGCCGCGACGGCATCAGCCCATCCTCGACGCTCCTACGAGACGCGCGATTTCTttgctcttcatcttgacgATTCCACCTCCCCAGACGAGATCGCCCAACGCCTCGGAGCACGCCACGAGGGTCAAGTAGGTGAACTCACACAACACCATACCTTCTCTATACCCAAGGAGAACGGTGCAGACCTCGATGCGCTGCTCGAACATGCACGAATCAGAAAAAGGTCAAGTCGTGCCGAAGGACGTGGCATGACGttggacaaggaaagagattTGAGTGGTATACTCTGGTCTCAAAAGTTAGCCCCAAAACAGCGACTAGTAAAGAGGGCTCCTCCAACAAATGTGGCGTCGAGGGGGTctgtgaaagaagaggaccCCGTAGCTGCCCAAGCTCAGAAACGGATTGCCTCTTCACTTGGGATTACAGATCCCATTTTCGGCGGACAGTGGCATCTTTACAACACTGTCCAGGTTGGCCATGATCTCAATGTTTCGGACGTCTGGTTAGAAGGTATCACCGGGAAAGGTGTCATCACGGCTGTGGTCGATGACGGACTGGACATGTACAGCAACGACCTCAAACCGAACTACTTTGCTGAGGGCTCCTACGATTTTAACGACCATGTACCGGAGCCCAGACCGCGGCTTGGTGATGATAGACACGGCACAAGATGTGCTGGTGAAATTGGAGCAGCTAGGAATGATGTCTGTGGAGTAGGCGTTGCATACGACAGCCAAGTTGCCGGAATTCGGATTTTGTCCGCACCCATTGACGACGCAGATGAGGCTGCTGCCATCAACTATGGCTTTCAGCGCaatgatatatattcatGCTCTTGGGGCCCTCCGGATGATGGCGCCACGATGGAGGCGCCAGGGATTCTTATCAAACGAGCTATGGTTAACGGTATCCAAAATGGCCGAGGAGGCAAAGGTTCTATTTTCGTCTTTGCAGCTGGAAATGGTGCAGGGTACGATGACAACTGCAATTTCGACGGCTACACAAACAGCATTTACAGCATCACCGTCGGCGCTATTGATCGAGAGGGCAAACATCCCAGCTACTCGGAATCATGCTCTGCCCAGTTGGTTGTCGCTTATAGCAGTGGCTCGAGTGACGCGATTCATACCACTGACGTTGGAACTGATAAATGTTATTCACTTCACGGCGGAACTTCTGCCGCAGGCCCGCTAGCTGCGGGTACTATTGCCCTCGCTCTTAGTGCCCGACCGGAACTAACTTGGCGAGATGCCCAGTACCTGATGATAGAGACCGCAGTTCCCGTCCACGAAGACGACGGGAGCTGGCAGACTACCaaaatggggaagaagtttAGCCATGACTGGGGGTTTGGGAAAGTAGATGCATATTCACTGGTACAGCTGGCCAAGACGTGGGAGCTGGTGAAACCACAGGCGTGGTTCCACTCACCGTGGCTGCGGGTGAAGCATGAAATCCCACAAGGTGACCAGGGTCTTGCCAGCTCATACGAAATTACCAAGGATATGATGTATCAGGCCAATATCGAGAAACTGGAACATGTCACTGTGACCATGAATGTAAATCACACTCGCCGAGGCGACATCAGTGTGGAGTTGCGCAGCCCCGAAGGTATCGTCAGTCATCTGAGTACAGCGCGGCGGTCAGATAATGCAAAGGCTGGCTATGAAGACTGGACGTTTATGACTGTGGCTCATTG GGGTGAGTCCGGTGTTGGAAAGTGGACGGTCATTGTGAAGGATACCAATGTCAATGATCATGTTGGAGAATTCATCGACTGGCGGCTCAACCTCTGGGGACTTTCGATCGACGGCTCCAGCCAGCCCCTTCATCCTATGCCCGATGAGCATGACGATGACCACTCGATTGAAGATGCCATTGTTGTTACCACTAGTGTTGATCCTCTCCCAACTAAGACTGAAGCCCCACCTGTCCCAACTGATCCCGTGGATCGTCCTGTGAACGCAAAGCCATCTGCGCAGCCAACGACGCCTTCAGAGGCTCCTGCTCAAGAGACATCTGAAGCTCCCACCCCGACGAAACCCAGTTCTACTGAATCACCTTCTACCACCACCTCTGCGGATAGCTTTTTGccgtccttcttccccacGTTCGGCGCTTCAAAACGGACCCAGGCTTGGATTTACGCTGCGATCAGTTCGATCATTGTATTCTGTATTGGCCTTGGTGTCTACTTCCACGTACAGCGACGAAAGCGTCTGCGTAATGATCCGCGTGATGACTACGATTTCGAAATGatagaagatgaggatgaaacgCAGGCTATGAACGGGCGTTCGGGTCGTACACAACGCCGGGGCGGCGAGCTTTACAATGCTTTCGCTGGGGAGAGCGACGAAGAACCTTTGTTTagcgacgatgaggatgagcCTTATAGGGATCATGCCCTTAGTGAAGATCGGGAACGGCGAGGGAGCACAAGTGGTGACCATGCTCGGTCATAG
- the aof2 gene encoding putative lysine-specific histone demethylase Aof2 (amine oxidase) — protein sequence MAPLASNMGAAASMKTHGLNGQSYEITTHLDQYIPTNISFNGSGHVALLPSNQTLPKSSLQLNASVMKAHASHLDNNFNQASVTNLYSVPNSNSNPGLRVGRTSLEGVDSSSRSTDYLSQDAHATTAHGRSSDSITTTSFLSQPSQTKPTPSITNINKLSSSSLVTDTKNADSVNGLPKYRPRSSIPSRLPAAVYAQQCVSAAYASRLNPYALHIKEQEALQDYLCHLHVTVYLNIRNGILRLWTRNPMVSVTKEEALGCAKDYRWMNLASFAYEWLVRNGYINFGCVEIPMPFVTPKKGRRREGPVVVVIGAGMSGLGCARHLEGLFQHYRDASTTPRVILLEGRRRIGGRIYSHPLRSLQTSKLGPGLVPKAEMGAHIVVGFDRGNPLDPIIRSQLALPYHLLRDISTIYDIDGSPVDEIQDAMDERLYDDVLDRSGFYRHKSIVVPTAEGERELIDSGRDLSTSDGVTVRQYEEARASGTIGLLLPTKRVRRGVGHKTADIKAPGASGADLARSEEQPAALTCQLNGWRLNDGIPANATLNLDPVAKISSSQTLGAALDEGIRQYQRMLPLSPKDMRLINWHFANLEYANATNVNRLSLSGWDQDIGNEFEGEHSQVVGGYQQVPYGLFSLPTKLDVRTNKIVSKILYDPSGMGKQNTVVHCEDGESFVADKVVFTGSLGVLKHQSIQFEPPLPEWKCGAINRLGFGVMNKVILVFDEPFWDTERDMFGLLREPTNRNSTIQEDYATNRGRFYLFWNCLKTTGLPVLIALMAGDAALQAECTPDDQIIGEVTSQLRNIFKHTVVPDPLETIITRWKSDKFTRGSYSYVAAQALPGDYDLMAKPIGNLHFAGEATCGTHPATVHGAYLSGLRAGAEVIESILGPIALPNPLVPEKGKAELSTPTTAGQKRKEPHMSVASSTGNTPTNPADSTSPTSARQQAYEQAMWTSVQSEIGPPMPRPARTGLNPFLLYQKDYWGICRAQCDEARRAATNDPNAKAARDEIRHELGLMWRRASEEEKRPYIEQTEVNRQTNAEMWSRWKQQIAEWEQKAGELKTKWYAANPFASWGIHSADTAVPTNHLSTGAGGTTSSISSLGQHINNSRDQTQGGTIAATVHPQTNGVQVNGSLHTS from the coding sequence ATGGCACCCCTTGCCAGCAATATGGGAGCCGCAGCTTCGATGAAAACGCATGGCCTTAATGGCCAATCTTATGAGATTACCACTCATTTAGACCAATATATCCCAACAAACATTAGCTTCAATGGTAGCGGTCATGTTGCCCTACTGCCATCAAACCAAACTTTGCCAAAGAGCAGTCTGCAGTTGAACGCTAGCGTGATGAAAGCTCATGCCTCACATCTGGATAACAACTTCAATCAAGCCAGTGTCACAAATCTGTATTCTGTCCCAAACAGCAACTCAAACCCAGGCCTTCGGGTAGGAAGAACGTCTTTAGAGGGGGTTGACTCTAGTTCCCGAAGCACAGATTATCTGTCTCAGGATGCTCATGCAACTACGGCCCATGGTAGATCGAGCGATTCGATCACGACTACTTCATTCCTGTCTCAACCGAGTCAAACTAAACCAACTCCATCGATAACAAACATCAACAAgctctcttcatcttctttggtcACAGACACTAAAAACGCAGATAGCGTGAATGGGCTCCCGAAATATCGCCCTAGATCCTCCATACCCTCGAGACTTCCAGCTGCAGTTTACGCTCAGCAATGCGTCTCGGCAGCTTATGCATCTAGACTCAATCCGTACGCATTGCACATAAAGGAGCAGGAAGCGTTGCAGGATTATTTGTGTCATCTGCACGTCACGGTATATCTGAACATACGGAATGGTATACTTCGACTATGGACTCGAAATCCCATGGTGAGCGTTACCAAGGAGGAAGCTCTTGGATGTGCGAAGGACTACCGTTGGATGAACCTTGCCTCTTTCGCGTATGAATGGTTGGTACGAAATGGGTACATCAACTTCGGCTGTGTCGAAATTCCTATGCCTTTTGTAACTCCAAAGAAAGGCCGGCGCAGGGAAGGTCCAGTGGTTGTCGTGATTGGGGCTGGAATGTCAGGTCTTGGTTGCGCACGGCACTTGGAGGGTCTGTTTCAGCATTATCGTGACGCATCCACAACCCCTCGGGTCATCTTGTTAGAAGGAAGACGCAGAATTGGGGGTCGTATATACTCACATCCTTTGCGAAGTCTTCAGACATCTAAGTTAGGTCCCGGACTAGTCCCTAAGGCCGAGATGGGTGCGCATATAGTTGTTGGTTTCGACCGTGGTAATCCGTTAGACCCAATTATTCGGAGCCAGCTGGCTCTTCCATATCACTTGTTACGCGACATCTCGACAATTTATGACATAGATGGTTCACCGGTGGATGAGATTCAGGACGCGATGGATGAAAGGCTCTATGACGATGTCTTGGACCGTTCCGGGTTCTATCGACATAAATCCATCGTCGTTCCTACCGCGGAAGGCGAGCgggaattgattgattcagGTCGCGATTTGTCAACAAGCGATGGTGTCACAGTAAGACAATACGAGGAAGCAAGGGCTTCCGGTACTATCGGCCTACTGCTTCCCACAAAGCGTGTCCGCCGAGGCGTAGGTCATAAAACCGCAGACATCAAGGCGCCTGGAGCGTCGGGCGCAGATCTTGCACGTTCGGAGGAGCAGCCAGCTGCTTTAACGTGTCAATTGAACGGTTGGAGATTGAACGATGGTATCCCAGCTAACGCTACTTTAAACCTGGACCCTGTCGCCAAAATTTCGTCGTCTCAAACGTTAGGTGCTGCGCTAGACGAGGGCATCCGCCAATACCAGCGGATGCTCCCTCTATCCCCAAAAGACATGCGGTTGATTAACTGGCACTTTGCCAATCTGGAATATGCGAACGCGACTAATGTCAATAGACTTAGTCTTTCCGGGTGGGATCAAGATATAGGAAACGAGTTCGAAGGCGAGCATTCGCAGGTAGTAGGTGGGTATCAACAAGTCCCGTACGGGCTATTCTCATTACCTACAAAACTCGATGTTCGAACAAACAAGATAGTGTCCAAGATATTATACGACCCATCTGGAATGGGCAAACAAAATACAGTTGTTCACTGTGAAGACGGCGAATCGTTTGTGGCAGACAAAGTGGTCTTCACCGGCTCCTTGGGCGTTCTCAAGCATCAATCCATACAGTTTGAACCCCCTCTGCCCGAATGGAAATGTGGAGCCATCAATCGACTCGGGTTTGGAGTAATGAATAAGGTGATTCTGGTGTTTGACGAACCATTCTGGGACACTGAACGAGATATGTTTGGGCTTCTGCGCGAACCCACAAATCGAAACAGCACTATTCAAGAGGATTATGCTACCAACCGGGGTCGATTCTACCTTTTCTGGAATTGTCTGAAGACTACCGGGCTCCCTGTCCTCATTGCTCTTATGGCCGGAGATGCCGCTCTTCAGGCGGAATGTACCCCTGATGACCAAATCATCGGGGAGGTAACTAGCCAACTCCGCAATATATTCAAACATACGGTGGTTCCCGATCCATTAGAGACAATAATCACCAGATGGAAGTCCGATAAATTCACTAGGGGCAGTTACTCCTACGTGGCAGCGCAGGCACTTCCAGGAGATTACGACCTGATGGCCAAGCCGATTGGCAATTTGCACTTTGCAGGGGAGGCGACATGTGGCACTCACCCTGCCACTGTCCACGGGGCGTACCTCTCTGGGCTCCGCGCTGGCGCTGAGGTGATCGAATCCATACTAGGACCCATAGCACTACCGAACCCCCTTGTAccggagaagggaaaagcagAACTTAGCACcccaacaacagcaggaCAAAAGCGAAAAGAGCCACACATGTCTGTAGCATCATCCACTGGCAATACTCCCACCAACCCAGCAGACTCAACCTCACCCACATCAGCCCGTCAACAAGCCTACGAACAAGCAATGTGGACATCAGTCCAATCGGAAATAGGCCCTCCCATGCCCCGACCAGCAAGAACAGGCCTaaaccctttcctcctctaCCAAAAAGACTACTGGGGCATATGCCGCGCCCAATGCGATGAAGCTCGCCGGGCGGCAACGAACGATCCCAATGCTAAAGCTGCTCGCGATGAGATCCGTCATGAGCTCGGGCTCATGTGGCGGCGAGCCagcgaggaggaaaagcggCCGTACATCGAACAGACAGAGGTCAACCGACAGACAAATGCGGAAATGTGGAGTCGATGGAAACAACAGATCGCCGAGTGGGAGCAGAAGGCTGGCGAATTGAAGACGAAGTGGTATGCAGCTAATCCATTTGCAAGTTGGGGAATACATTCTGCAGATACTGCTGTGCCGACAAATCACTTATCcactggtgctggtggtACTACTTCGTCTATTTCTTCATTGGGACAGCATATAAACAACTCGCGCGATCAGACTCAAGGAGGAACTATTGCTGCGACTGTCCATCCCCAAACAAATGGGGTACAAGTGAACGGCTCGTTGCATACCTCTTGA